Sequence from the Oncorhynchus keta strain PuntledgeMale-10-30-2019 unplaced genomic scaffold, Oket_V2 Un_contig_25850_pilon_pilon, whole genome shotgun sequence genome:
attgttttgttaaagGACAGAAAAACCTCAAAGAGGCAGTGCCAAACTAAAACCAAACAAACCATAAATCTATAgagaataaaaataaattatgaaTAAAACCATGTTCTTCTCCATCCATTTTTCTGTCTGTTAAAATCCATTTTCTAAAACCTCTCGTTCAGGCCATTTGGCGTTATTGTCTGTAGGTTCTGGATCCACTCCCGTTCTACCCTCTTTCGCTGCCCACAGGTCCAGCCTATATGTGCCTGTAACCCTGATATGGTAAGGTGAGTGATGGGATGCTCCTGGAAGTGGGTTATGAGTTCTGTTTGTAGGTGTGCCCTTTTAATGTTATACAGGTGTTGTTTGAGTCTGGTTTCtatggtggggttagggttaggattagggttaggggttagggttagggttagagggttaggggttagggttagggggttagggttaggggttagggttagggttaggggggttagggttagggtttaggggggttagggttagggttaggggttagggttagggttagagggttagggttagggttaggggttagggttagggttaggtttctagttttgtagtagatagtagatagtagatataaTTAATCCATGCAGGATTAATGCAATTAATGTTTATCGTAAGTATGTTCAGATGTTGATTATGTAATTCTACAATATTAGTATAGTTCAAACTTCATAATATAACTCTACACACAGAATTTTACGTTAATAGAGTTTAACACCTTTTCCAACAGTCATGCACACCCCCAATATTCTATGATATAACTCTCATCAGCAAGCCTGCGACGGTTTTCAACATTCTCACACGTTACCAGCTCCAAATGAAATACCTAATGTACCACACTCGCTTGGTCCCCGACCTCATTCATACCGATATTAGTCCCCGACTGAATATCAAGCGTATTTCATGCACACGATTTGAGTCTCACAAATCTTCATTTACGCCAGTAAACTTCAATTtacaccagacacacacaaatCTTCATTCTCCCAGCAAGCAGACCAGTAGGAGATGCAATAGCCCCGCCTTCTGTCCATTCTCTGTACAGCTACTCACCCCGTCTCCTCCACTCCTTATCCTCTCTGCCTTTATTGAATTCTAGAATGGACTTCAGCGTTCTCAACCTCTTTTCTATTTCCAACGACATTCCATGTACACTACAATACTGCCAACAACCCACGCCTTTACTAAAACCCAAGTGGTACCCTTTCCCTATGGCTAAATCGGCCCCCAATATGTCTAAAGTAAGAACTCAATTATGCACTGTGGGTCCCCTAGGGTATTAAGAAGTCTAGTGTCCCCGGATTATCACCTTTTCTTCACTACCCCATGTACTTCACACACACCTATGCTTTGTTAGGACCTTAGAGAGACCCTTTCCCGAAGGCTAAATCGGTCTCAAGTCAGAGTAATCAATTTAAATATCCGTCATTCACACTTGGCCCTGCCTAATACATCACGTTCGCATCATATGGCTTTCTATTCGCACTTTGGTGATCACTGTTACCCACCACTCATGCATGTAGTCCCAGACTATCCATTCAAGCTTTGGTGGCCACCCGTTTCCCATCATTCATACATGTAGTAAGTGTTCTCTGTTATCACCTACCAGCCAGGCATACTAGTACATCCCATACACAATGCACCATTAAGTATGGTTGATCAATAATAAAATTGCAGTTGCCAATGGAGATATTACTTTCTCAACTATTTTCCAATCTCACACATCATTGTAGTTTAAATTTAGTAACTTACATCAAACAGGTATCTCACAAAACTAAATTTGGATAACTCCAATGTGCAGAACTTTAGTTTTTCACAACAGGTGTCTGCTTACCCTTTTATTTGACCGGTCAGGATTTGTGAGACACACCGTCCGACGACAGTACTGGCCAATCGGCTGGCACACCAATGTCCAGCGATGTCCTTTTACCAGACCACGTCGGGGTCACCATTTGTCATGTATTGTATATTTtagtaaatatatatgtatattttgaCCAATTGAAATATATATTCAGACTATCTGAGTATACTTAGCCCGTCACTGGTCTATCTATACCCGTGATGAATTCCTGGAGCCACGTACTCTGCCTTATCTCAGAGCTGCTCCTCGTATATTCAGTTTGAGAAAAACGCATGGGTTTGTATAGAGATCAATTCGACTATTTAGTCTCGATATTGAATATTGTGCTCAGATCTTATTTCAATTATACATCAGTCATTTTGTTCCTGATTATACATTTAACACAGAAGTCATAGGTACATACAACGTAGAAGTTTCAGATTTATCAAATAACCCTTattgaattctctctctctctctatctaaccACCAACAATCTTAATGGAAACAATTACAAGCACATTGCATTTTAATATAAACAGTTACAAATagacaaaacaagacaaaacaacacGTTATATCTCTGACCCCTGAAAGCCGATCCTTATCAGAGAATCTCTTATCAGACTGGCCTAGACCGGGCCACAGGACTGTGTACAATTTGTCCCCCCCCCAGGTTTAATGAATAGTAGTTAACTATCCCCTACTGATCTCTATTCCTGACCCCTATCGGAACTATTACACATGTCCGACCCCTATCAGAGAATCTCTTATCAGACTGGCCTAGACCGGGCAGGGACAAAATTACAATTTGTCCCCCTCGGCGCCAGGTTTAATGAATAGTAGTTAACTATCCCCTACTGATCTCTATTCCTGACCCCTATCGGAACATTCCAGGCCTCAAAAGTGATCCCTCATCATTGAAAGCTATCAGACTGTGCTGACCGCCGCTAACAGGCTGTGGTGTGGACAAAATTACAATTTATCCCCTCGGCGCCAGATTTAATGAATAGTAATTAGCTATCCCCTTACTGATATCTCATCAATGATTTAATCACCCGGCCGTCGCCGGTTTGTACCACATATGTTCACTTCACTGTACTTTCAACTTGTCAGCAAATTATAAATTTACACAAGAATTCATACTTACTCGGAAATACTGATCAAAATTTAGACAGACTATACGACAATATGCAAAGTTTGATTAAACAGGTTTTGCTTACCTTGTTTATGGTGCACCTTTTAGATCAGTTTCCCGAGTTGAGCAGAATGTTTGTCCTCCCCGAATGTCTTCACCGTCTTCCTACAACCGTCCTTCCGTCACTCTCCTTCTCACACCCAAATCAACTCACTTGACGGACTGTTATtaaaccatcctctgctaccaAGTTTCTGTTGATAAAAGGATATGTAGAAGGGTGAGCCGGTTAAGGATCGATTCAGACAAGGTGGTAAAATTTGTACGACAAGCGACAGTTTATTCAGAGTGAGAATATCTGGTACACGTAAATACGGGCTCATTCATTTGGCTCACAAGGAACCAGCAGAAAGAAGCCCCGATAACAGATTGCAAGCATGTTATGTACAGTACAGAAAGTAGGTTGAGTCTGGAAGTCACGGTCTTTTGGTTGGCCACAGTTGAGGTGTTGTCTTCTTGGATTGGTCCTGTTGAGCCGTCCGTCGTTCCTCCGGGTCTCGTCGGGCTGTTCTCAGTCACACAATGTTCGGCTAGGaaggagattgtgtgtgtgtgcttgtgtctgCAAGTCAAGGCTGTGTCTCTTCCTCCCAATGTGTGGGTGTATGTCTTATCTGTGTGTCCTCGGCagttatgtgtgtactgtatgtgcgtCGTCCCTGTCTTCTGGGGTCAGTGTGTAAGAGCGTATgcgtccctgtcctgtcctcaagagtccgtgtgtaatgtgtgtgcgtCCCTATCTTCAGGGGAGTTGTGGCCTGTATGGGGCCCAACCTGTTTTACTATGAAAATACGTTGTCCCAGCTATAGTAGTGTAATGTCACCTACATAAGAATTAGCAGTCCTCTACAGCCTCTGTCGTTGATCCCTGTGGGGAATTGTATAGGAGAAGTAGACTCTTTGCTTTTGGGGTACTGTTTGGGTTGTGGGTGTCCGAGAGGTACCAGGTGAATTTTAAGTAGGACTAGAAGTCCTGGGGGTCAAGAGGAGCCATACGTGGAGTGCCTGTGATGTGTAGAAGTATGATAGATCCTCCTGTGAAAAGTGTGTATTTGACCTACGTGTCACCATTAACTTGTGTGTTAGCGTTAGGAGCGGTCTGCTCTGGTAGGGGGTTTGGGGTTGGAAATACCCGAAGGTGAGGTTCTGTGGGTCCAGGAAAGGTAGAGGGTAGAGTGGACATCTGTGGGTTCCTGTAGAATTTTTAGTTGGGGTTCTGGGTGACCCATAGGTCTGGTTATAGGTCTTTGAATGTGGTGGAGTTATTTTTACTCCGATTTTTGTTGAGTCACGTTGCTTATATGCAGTAAGGTGCGATGTGCAGGGAAAAGTAGTGGCCGTGATTTTTAGGCCTTTTTGTGGTGTTAGAGggtatgaaccttgtttctttatTGAGGGTAGTAGTAGATAGGGTTACTAGGGGGTGTTCCTTTTACCAGGGTCGAAAATTGTGCTGTTTTTATCTTTTCTAGTTGGCGCTTGTTAGCGGAGTTTTAGCTTTGATCGCGTTCGTGTCCACTTGGGTTCCCGGATATGCGGTAGATTAGGCTGTTTTGCGGTGTTCAAGTCCACTTGGATTATGGGATGTACGGATCCGAAAAAGCTTTTCTATGCTGTTTCCAGTTTTTTATGGGTGGGGCTCTTACCCGGgtttttggtttgtttgtgtATGGTGCAGAGGTGTGAGTGGGGTGGACCTATTTTGTAATTTTGTTTCTTTTTGCTCCTAAATTGGAAATACGGTCGTCAGGATGGGTAAAACGTCTCTTATACCTGTGTCAGTGTAGTAAGTCCAGTTCTTTGTAGAAAAAAGGTATTTGTCTTTAGCTAAAAAAAAAGGGGGGTGTCTTGGGAAAAAAGCCTTTGgtcttgagtaaaaaaaaaagttggtATCTTTGGGAGAATCCTCTTTGGTTGAAAAAGGGTAGTGTCTTGAAAAAACCTTTGTCTTGAGTAAAAGAGGGGGGTGATCTTTGAGAAGAAATCCTCTTTGGTAGAAAAAGGTAAAATCTTTGAGTAGGGGTCTTCtttcgttaaaaaaaaaaaaaaaggggggatTCCTTTTGTTGAAAAAAAAGGCTTTTGGGTTGAAAAAAAAAGGGTGGTGTGCATCCAGGGGTCAGGAGTAGAGTAGGGTTATTTTAGTTGGTATATAATCTAATGATTATTTTTAACCTATTCACCATCAAACCAGTCCAGAGGGTACAAGGGTGGAGGAAAAAACCCTTTGTAAAAGGCCGGATTTGGGAGGATCCCAGTCAGTGTAAGGGATAAAATATCCTTGGCTTGCTGCGTCCATACCCTACATCCGGCAACGCAGCGGTGACTCGCCATGTGTTtggtttctagttttgagtcggttgatccacttccatctctgacacgtggaaaccggagggggaagggaggggttgcactccacatcatataagcgcgggtcggagggtacgggcgcggccggccaaagtagtaggccccatggtagcccacttgtagattaacccgttggttgggttaaaggactgtctgtctgtagggttagggttaggtatagttttagaatggttaaggttagggtttagggttagggtaagatatgGTTaagaagggttaaggtaaggattacgtttaggtatgggttttgggatggttaaggttagggttagggtacggtatagaaaaggttaagtttaggtaggtCTGTCACCTCAACTTAGAATCAGGCAAAGCCCTTGAGTTGCGTCCCTTATGCAGGTCCGGTCCTCggttggttgccatgtgtccatgTCGAGTGGTATGATCATGATGTCCAGGTCCGCTATGTCaaaggaggttagggttagggttaggggttagggttaggggttagggttagggttagggttaggggggtagggttagggttaggggttagggttaggggttagggttagggttagggggtagggttagggttagggggttagggttaggggttagggttaggggttagggttagggttaggggttagggttaggggggttagggttaggggttagggtttaggggtttagggttagggggttagggttagggttagggggggttagggttgggggttagggttagggttagggttagggttagggttagggttagggttagggttagggttaggggttagggttagggttagagggttagggttaggggttagggtttagggggttagagttagggttagggttaggggttagggttatggttagggttttaaggttagggttagggttagggttaggttaggttagggttagggttaggggttaggggggttagggttagggggggttagggttagggttagggttaggggttagggttaggttagggttagggttagggttaggggttaggggttagggttagggttagggttagggttagggttaggggttagggttaggggttaggggttagggttagggttagggttaggggttaggttaggggttagggttaggggttagggttaggtttgggggggttagggttaggggttagggttagggttagggttagggttagggttaggggttagggttaggtttctagttttgagtcggttagggttagggttagggttagggttagggttagggttagggttaggggggttagggggttagggttaggggttagggggttagggttagggttaggggttagggttaggggttagggttagggggagtagggttagggttaggggttagggttagggttggggggttagggttagggttaggggttagggttagagggttagagttaggggggttagggttaggggttagggctaggggctagggggtagggttagggttagggttaggggttagggttagggttaggggttttggttagggttagggttagggtttagggttagggttaggggttaggggttaggggttagggttagggggttagggttagggttagggttagagggttagggttaggggggttagggttagggttaggggttagggttagggttagggttaggttttgaaTATAAATGTGTTTCGTTTCAACTAGTTCGTTTTACGGTGCACAGGCCTATCTCCTGTTTATCCCTCCCATGTGTGATAATCTAATATAAAAGGTGTAGTACATAAAAAAGGCCCGTAGATGTCCTCCTAAGACCATAAATAAAACTGAGGTAAGCTCCAAGTTGCCTCTTTTTCTGGGTGGCCGTACAGAAGTCAATATGGTGAGAGATTCATTCAACCATAGTGTTGTTAAATGTGAACATAAACGCCATGTTGTGCATTTAAatggttttattgttttgttaaagGACAGAAAAACCTCAAAGAGGCAGTGCCAAACTAAAACCAAACAAACCATAAATCTATAgagaataaaaataaattatgaaTAAAACCATGTTCTTCTCCATCCATTTTTCTGTCTGTTAAAACCCATTTTCTAAAACCTCTCGTTCAGGCCATTTGGCGTTATTGTCTGTAGGTGCTGGATCCACTCCCGTTCTACCCTCTTTCGCTGCCCACAGGTCCAGCCTATATGTGCCTGTAACCCTGATATGGTAAGGTGAGTGATGGGATGCTCCTGGAAGTGGGTTATGAGTTCTGTTTGTAGGTGTGCCCTTTTAATGTTATACAGGTGTTGTTTGAGTCTGGTTTCtatggtggggttagggttaggattagggttagggttagggttagggttagagggttaggggttagggttggggttagggttaggggggttaggttagggttagggttagggttagggttagggggggttagggttagggttagggggttagggttagggttaggggttagggttagggttagttagggttagggttagggttgaggggttagggttagggttaggtttctagttttgagtcggcagggttagggttagggttcgggttaggggttagggttagggtttaggggggttaggggttagggttagggttagggttaggggttagggttgggttgaaggttagggttgggggtgAAATttaggggttatgggttagggttagggttagggttagggttaggttaggagttagggttaggggttagggttagggttagggttaggggttggggttaggggttagggttaggggttagggttagggttagggggttagggttacagggttaggttagggttaggttaggggtcaaggttagggggttagggttagggttaggtttaggggttagggttaggggttagggttagggttagagggttagggttagggttaggggttaggtttctagttttgagtcggttagggttagggttagggttaggggttagggttagggttagggttagggggggaTAGGGCCAGGGGTTAGGgtccagggggttagggttagggttagggttagggttagggccagggttagggttaggccagggggtagggttagggttaggggttagggttagggttggggggttagggttagggttaggggttagggttagaggttagggtttgggttagggttaggggttaggggctaggctagggtgggttagggttagggttagggttaggggttagggttggggttaggggtttggttagggttagggttagggtttagggttagggttaggggttaggggttaggggttagggttagggttaggggttagggttaggttagagggttagggttaggggttagggttagggttaggggttagggttagggttagggttaggttttgaaTATAAATGTGTTTCGTTTCAACTAGTTCGTTTTACGGTGCACAGGCCTATCTCCTGTTTATCCCTCCCATGTGTGATAATCTAATATAAAAGGTGTAGTACATAAAAAGGCCCGTAGATGTCCTCCTAAGACCATAAATAAAACTGAGGTAAGCTCCAAGTTGCCTCTTTTTCTGGATGGCAGTACAGAAGTCAATATGGTGAGAGATTCATTCAACCATAGTGTTGTTAAATGTGAACATAAACGCCATGTTGTGCATTTAAatggttttattgttttgttaaagGACAGAAAAACCTCAAAGAGGCAGTGCCAAACTAAAACCAAACAAACCATAAATCTATAgagaataaaaataaattatgaaTAAAACCATGTTCTTCTCCATCCATTTTTCTGTCTGTTAAAACCCATTTTCTAAAACCTCTCGTTCAGGCCATTTGGCGTTATTGTCTGTAGGTGCTGGATCCACTCCCGTTCTACCCTCTTTCGCTGCCCACAGGTCCAGCCTATATGTGCCTGTAACCCTGATATGGTAAGGTGAGTGATGGGATGCTCCTGGAAGTGGGTTATGAGTTCTGTTTGTAGGTGTGCCCTTTTAATGTTATACAGGTGTTGTTTGAGTCTGGTTTCTATGGTGTGTTTGGTTTCTCCAATGTATTGTTTATTGCAAAGTGTGCATGTAATGATATAAATGGTGTTATGTGTGTTCAATGAATAAGATTCTTGTACTGGTGCTGATGTGtggctatgtatatttgtaatgaACTTTATCTGTCGAAAATGGACGTTATGAGGTTTGAGGTCTTGTGGTGGCTTGCTACTGAATCTTGCTTTGGTGAGCATGTCCTTTAAGTTTTTGTTCTTTCTAAATGCTGAGATAATTCTGTATGGTTTGAGTGGTATGTAAGTGTGCTGAACTGTAGAGAAGTTGTGTTTGAATGATTGATGTAGGGGTCTAATTCTATGTGAAAATGTGGTTACTAGGGGGATGATAGTTGTCTGTTGATTGAGTATTGATGAcaaaggaggggagacagaggaagtgttCCGGTTTAGTGATTGGTGCAGATCACTTTCCATAGGggagtcagggttagggtgagggagggagataggatgAGAACCCTGGTTAGGGTAATGGTACACATTAGGGTTAGGCGTGGGGTTAagggaaaggttaaggttaggcgtgAGGTTTGGGGAGAGGTTAGGATTAGGCGTGGGGTTTggggaggggttaaggttaggtgtggGGTTACGGGGAAGATTAAGGTTAGGCGTGGGGTTAggggaaaggttaaggttaggagtggggttagggttagggttggggtttggggagaggttagggttaggtatgggGTTGAGGGAAAGGGGTTAGGCGTGAGGTTTGGGGAGAggtacacccaaacaagggcaggcgttcatccacctctgggctcgcctccctaccactgaggaaggttcccgctcagcccagtcaaaactgttcgctgctctggctccccaatggtggaacaaacttacgacgccaggacagcggagtcaatcatcaccttccggagacacctgaaaccccaagGAATACCTAGGTTGGGCTTCTCACCCCCCTTGGATTTAGATGGGGAGGGTTCCACTGGGTTAGGTGAATGAGGTTTGGATAAGGAGGGACTTTAAATGTAAAGGTTAGGagtagggttgaggttagggttaagagAGGTGGATGATTTGCTGTGGTCTGTGGGTGTTGGATGAATGGGAGGGAGGGCGGCCAATGTGTTGTTTTTAATAGTTCTTAAAAATCGTTTtgaatatcctcttcttctaagTGCGTTGAATAGTATATTTATTGCATAATCCAGGTCTTGCTTGCAAGATGATATCCTGTAGAACCGTATAATTTGTGATTTTATTATTCCCTTAAATGTATGTTTGGGGTGGTAACTGTGTTTATGAAGTAAagcatgtgtgtctgttggttTGAAGTAGActctagtgtgtagtgttttCTGTGATTGATTGTTGTTACTGAAAAAAACTGTTGTGTCTAAGAAGTTGACTTCTTGCGGATGAATTGTGTATTTAAccttgatggatggatgatgaccGTTGAGAATGTTTATAAAATTTGTGAATAACTGGATGTCGTGGGGCCAGGCTCCTATTATGTCATCTAAAAAGCGGTAATAGAAAGTGGGTTGATATGGACACTTGGCCAgtgcctctctctcccattcagcCATGTATATGTTGGCGTAAGCAGGTGCAAATTTCTTGCCCATAGCTGTTCCCTCCACCTGCAGGTAATATTGGTCATTGAATAAAAAGTCATTACTAGTCAGGCTGATTTCTAATAGTTGTAATATTTCTTTGTCCGGTCTAGTGTTGTCTGGGTATCTCTTAAAGATGTTTCTAATTGCTTGTATTCCTGTTGCTGTATTTATGTTGGTGTATAGGCTATCAATATCTATTGTGAATATGTGTGTATGGGAGGGAACAACTATGGGTCCAATCCTCTCCATGAAGTGGTAGGTGTCCCTGAGGAAGCTGGGGTGCCTAGTGGAGAGAGGGTTGATGTGATGATCTATATATTGTGAAATGTTGTAAGATTCACTATTGCAGTCTGAGACAATCGGTCTGCCAGGAGGAACTTCAAAGGGAATTGTCCATGTCTCCGGTTCCTTGTGTACTTTTAACAGTAAATAGAATAGTCTAGGTCGTGGGGTGTCTGTACCGTAGAGAAAGTCCCGTTGTTTTGCTGTGATGTAGTGTTGGTCGTAGAGTCTTTTTATTATTGTCCttagctgtgtctgtgtctgtggttgtaTACTGTTTTCTATATGTTTATAATGTTTGGTGTTTGATAACTGTCTGTTGGCTTCATACATGTATTGATGTTT
This genomic interval carries:
- the LOC127922481 gene encoding uncharacterized protein LOC127922481, which produces MNLSKSFIPTAAQVKLLERGLTFIPRPNKFDWEELQRDTHKYHRRLKLLDYFDYNTEDNHLPFTLPSTWEPKTSQIDGRIRRLIRMDKNTLHNHQTHTDREDNLTHVERQAIQQLKNNPHIIIKPADKGSKIVILDKHQYMYEANRQLSNTKHYKHIENSIQPQTQTQLRTIIKRLYDQHYITAKQRDFLYGTDTPRPRLFYLLLKVHKEPETWTIPFEVPPGRPIVSDCNSESYNISQYIDHHINPLSTRHPSFLRDTYHFMERIGPIVVPSHTHIFTIDIDSLYTNINTATGIQAIRNIFKRYPDNTRPDKEILQLLEISLTSNDFLFNDQYYLQVEGTAMGKKFAPAYANIYMAEWEREALAKCPYQPTFYYRFLDDIIGAWPHDIQLFTNFINILNGHHPSIKVKYTIHPQEVNFLDTTVFFSNNNQSQKTLHTRVYFKPTDTHALLHKHSYHPKHTFKGIIKSQIIRFYRISSCKQDLDYAINILFNALRRRGYSKRFLRTIKNNTLAALPPIHPTPTDHSKSSTSLNPNLNPTPNLYI